A stretch of the Saccharolobus caldissimus genome encodes the following:
- the thpR gene encoding RNA 2',3'-cyclic phosphodiesterase, with amino-acid sequence MRLFIGIDVPQMPKILELLELIKNSGADIKLVEPYNIHITLLFLGEIRDDRLEDVKDSMKGLNFNSFNVTLKGLGAFPNLTRPRVVWVGITEGVQQLKQIRTYIYSELLKRKIRPEDEKDFVPHLTLGRVKSYSSILNLVNLINDNINTEIGKFSVNNVILFKSTLTPKGPIYDKLFEVKAIDRGGSTKPN; translated from the coding sequence ATGAGGCTCTTTATAGGCATCGATGTTCCACAGATGCCTAAAATACTTGAATTATTGGAATTAATAAAAAATTCTGGAGCAGATATAAAATTGGTAGAACCTTATAACATACATATAACATTATTATTTCTAGGTGAGATAAGAGATGATAGACTCGAAGATGTAAAAGATTCTATGAAAGGATTAAATTTCAATTCATTCAACGTGACATTAAAAGGATTAGGTGCCTTTCCAAACTTAACAAGACCCAGAGTAGTCTGGGTAGGGATAACTGAAGGAGTACAACAACTTAAACAAATTAGAACATACATATATTCGGAGTTATTAAAAAGGAAAATAAGACCAGAAGATGAAAAAGATTTCGTTCCCCATCTGACATTAGGCAGGGTTAAAAGTTATTCCTCGATACTCAACCTTGTGAATTTAATAAATGACAATATAAATACTGAAATAGGCAAATTTAGCGTTAACAATGTGATTCTCTTCAAAAGCACGTTAACTCCAAAAGGACCCATCTACGATAAATTATTTGAAGTGAAGGCAATTGATAGAGGAGGAAGTACTAAGCCTAATTAA
- the cca gene encoding CCA tRNA nucleotidyltransferase has product MIEEEVLSLIKPTKEDEERINKIINMISERLRGLDFEVQGSFRKGTWLKQDTDIDIFVFYPKEVGKEYLEKNALKEIIERVKDLNYILAYAEHPYVIVYINNMEIDLVPALRVESGDKAITAVDRTPFHTKFVTSHLDEKGRDEVRLLKRFMKGIGVYGAEIKVQGFSGYAAELLVIYYGSFRKVLEGASKWRPQIRLELIKSQKKFTEPLVIPDPVDPNRNVTAAVSLKNMAIFSLAAKYYLKNPSIEFFFPNRNIIYTKIKGDVLITKIRIHERTTEDIIWGQIKRSITRIRNALSQQGFKVIDIQAWGDSEEITIAVQLESKNIGRYYLNKGPPYYSINVDDFIEKNENIWIGEDGRLYSIKERKEYNAENIVKNNIILKPKYSIETYWLEKEEEDPQLIRFLRKTPSWLK; this is encoded by the coding sequence TTGATAGAGGAGGAAGTACTAAGCCTAATTAAACCCACTAAAGAAGATGAGGAAAGAATAAATAAAATAATAAATATGATTTCTGAAAGATTAAGAGGATTAGACTTCGAAGTACAAGGGTCGTTCAGAAAAGGAACTTGGCTCAAGCAGGACACTGATATAGACATTTTCGTTTTTTATCCAAAAGAGGTAGGTAAGGAGTACTTAGAGAAGAATGCATTAAAAGAAATAATTGAAAGGGTAAAGGATCTTAATTATATCTTAGCATACGCTGAACATCCCTATGTAATAGTGTACATAAATAACATGGAAATAGACCTAGTTCCAGCCCTAAGGGTGGAAAGCGGGGACAAAGCAATAACTGCAGTAGATAGAACTCCTTTTCATACCAAATTCGTAACTTCACATTTAGACGAAAAGGGAAGAGATGAAGTAAGACTCTTGAAGAGATTTATGAAAGGGATAGGGGTCTATGGAGCTGAGATAAAAGTGCAAGGATTTTCAGGATATGCTGCAGAACTACTGGTAATATATTACGGGAGTTTTAGAAAAGTACTGGAGGGAGCTTCAAAATGGAGACCGCAGATTAGATTAGAGTTAATAAAATCTCAGAAAAAATTTACTGAACCGTTAGTTATTCCAGACCCAGTAGATCCTAACAGAAACGTAACAGCAGCAGTCTCACTAAAGAATATGGCAATTTTCTCACTAGCAGCTAAATATTATTTAAAAAACCCCTCAATAGAATTCTTCTTTCCAAATAGAAACATAATCTATACTAAAATTAAGGGAGACGTTTTAATTACTAAAATACGTATTCATGAGAGAACAACTGAGGATATAATATGGGGTCAAATAAAGAGAAGTATAACTAGAATAAGAAATGCCTTAAGTCAACAAGGATTTAAGGTAATTGACATTCAAGCCTGGGGAGACTCAGAGGAAATCACAATCGCAGTTCAACTGGAAAGTAAGAACATAGGTAGATATTATTTAAATAAAGGTCCTCCTTATTATTCCATAAACGTCGATGATTTTATAGAGAAAAATGAAAACATTTGGATTGGTGAAGACGGGAGGTTATATTCAATAAAAGAAAGGAAAGAATATAATGCCGAAAACATAGTAAAAAATAATATAATTCTAAAACCTAAATACAGTATCGAAACATATTGGTTGGAGAAAGAGGAAGAAGATCCACAGTTAATAAGGTTCTTGAGGAAAACTCCAAGCTGGTTGAAATAA
- a CDS encoding extracellular solute-binding protein: MRHSRGLSRIQAVIIVVIIIVAAVLSGMYFITVHHTPSVTSTTTVPSNESVIVYVAGAYVAILNNLAKQFENATGIPVHVVPGGSFGLAAQIATETPVPANVFIPVAYIQAVELEGSRNPGWAIVFLSDQMSIVYSNYTTKVPYWNQLYSNYTMAIKTNESKYWYNFFYLLATKFSLGIANPNTDPEGLYAYLIFEMAGYLYANHNASYFIDLLKENPHVEVEPTTADYVPSLKAGELDFTFSYVSYAVSQRLEYLQLPPWLSFGYYPNETNWYSQFAYNITVNGKTLTIHGNSVYLFMTVPLNASNTQAAYEFIRFVLSHESELTIYHVTPIYPALIFYNNPSNVPVPIMQLIKEGVLKYAGNFSEI, from the coding sequence ATGCGGCATAGTAGAGGGTTAAGTAGGATTCAGGCAGTAATAATAGTTGTAATAATAATAGTTGCAGCTGTTTTATCTGGAATGTATTTCATAACGGTTCATCATACTCCATCGGTTACTTCAACTACCACCGTTCCTTCTAATGAGAGTGTTATAGTATACGTAGCTGGAGCATATGTCGCTATACTTAATAATTTAGCTAAACAATTTGAGAACGCTACTGGGATTCCGGTCCACGTAGTTCCGGGAGGATCCTTTGGATTAGCAGCTCAGATAGCTACGGAAACTCCGGTTCCTGCAAATGTTTTCATCCCGGTGGCATATATACAAGCTGTTGAGTTAGAGGGCTCTAGAAATCCAGGATGGGCTATAGTGTTTTTATCTGATCAAATGTCTATAGTTTACTCCAATTACACTACTAAGGTTCCATATTGGAATCAGTTGTACTCCAATTACACTATGGCTATAAAAACTAATGAAAGTAAGTATTGGTATAATTTCTTCTATTTGCTTGCTACTAAATTTAGCTTAGGCATAGCTAACCCAAATACTGATCCTGAGGGATTATACGCTTATTTGATTTTCGAGATGGCTGGTTATCTTTATGCTAATCACAATGCTAGTTACTTTATTGATCTACTAAAGGAGAATCCTCATGTTGAAGTTGAACCCACAACTGCAGATTATGTACCTTCCTTAAAAGCGGGTGAATTGGACTTTACTTTCTCATACGTTTCTTATGCTGTATCTCAACGTTTAGAGTACTTGCAGTTACCTCCGTGGTTAAGTTTCGGTTATTATCCTAATGAGACTAACTGGTACTCTCAGTTTGCGTACAATATAACTGTTAACGGTAAGACATTAACTATTCACGGGAATTCCGTATATCTCTTTATGACAGTCCCGTTAAATGCTTCTAATACACAAGCAGCTTATGAGTTTATTAGGTTTGTTTTGTCTCATGAAAGTGAGCTCACAATATATCACGTTACACCTATATATCCAGCATTAATATTTTATAATAATCCTTCAAATGTACCAGTTCCTATAATGCAGCTTATTAAAGAAGGTGTTCTAAAATATGCTGGAAACTTTTCGGAAATTTGA
- a CDS encoding fibronectin type III domain-containing protein has translation MKKRIAILIFLITVLLIPSVTFQSSSTFKVTSQYLASMPYPNSNSAVVYYNGEIYVIGGTINPNKVWIYSNGSWYSGPNLPFNIISAAAIICDNSIYVIGGYNSSGLIPYVLKLNGNSWVIVSNDMPDPAYDVMAFAYNGKIYVIGGENTTSPAELYFPPSNVIRVFYPSNDSWSIVGYMPVPAVHGAYIFNGTDLIIASGYIGYSSYTNDILIYNPQTNQWQILNGVLPFYIQGGAMAYYRGVMFLVGGVIYTAGSGGVSNAIYAYYSGNLERVGYLPDAVYDSGYTQVRNILYLAGGKNSQFSQVSTLQEVFFNFPPLSPKITSYVAGNESVSLSWTPVSLASGYEIVYWNDMGFNNSINVGNVTSYTINGLQDGIPYYFEVIAYNSIGYSSPSNVIEVIPASVPNPPIITLVKYGNDNVTIYWSPPEFTGGYPILGYYIIVKEQGNLIKSFLVNSTNLTITNLAPNVTYDILLYALNKLGNSSPYVITVTPITKAKIIAFISKLQYGFLVNWSTDFPANITLELYSQNGSVILLINNVKGNSYLFRVPQGNYTLIIVASNSAGISKYITNIIYYLPPSSPQVSLVGLGNNLYIEWNKVNSALVYLVYLNNSIVYEGPSTSVVTNISNGTYLIKVIAVNPAGASSPAIALLHYSGDYVTIVHMNIINISTVKIASASFGNDSSLSLEQSVTIILLTIMILLSIAIVTRSRNSGNEW, from the coding sequence ATGAAAAAACGGATTGCTATTCTTATATTTCTAATAACTGTATTATTAATTCCTAGTGTAACATTTCAATCTTCGTCTACGTTTAAGGTAACTTCACAATATTTAGCCTCTATGCCTTATCCTAACTCAAACTCTGCGGTAGTTTATTATAATGGTGAAATTTACGTTATAGGAGGGACAATTAATCCCAATAAGGTTTGGATATACTCTAACGGGAGTTGGTATTCCGGTCCTAATTTACCCTTTAATATTATCTCAGCTGCAGCGATAATTTGTGATAATTCAATTTATGTAATAGGTGGTTATAATAGTTCTGGACTCATACCTTACGTTTTAAAGTTAAATGGCAATTCGTGGGTTATTGTAAGTAACGATATGCCAGATCCAGCGTATGATGTTATGGCTTTCGCCTACAACGGGAAAATTTATGTTATAGGAGGTGAAAACACAACCAGTCCCGCTGAATTGTATTTCCCTCCTTCAAATGTAATTAGAGTATTCTATCCCAGTAACGATAGTTGGTCCATAGTAGGATATATGCCAGTTCCCGCTGTTCACGGTGCGTATATATTTAATGGTACAGATTTGATAATAGCAAGCGGGTATATAGGGTACAGTTCATATACTAATGATATATTAATTTATAATCCTCAAACTAATCAATGGCAAATCCTCAATGGAGTTTTACCCTTTTATATACAAGGCGGAGCGATGGCTTATTATAGGGGTGTGATGTTCTTAGTAGGAGGTGTGATTTACACTGCGGGTTCTGGAGGTGTTAGTAATGCTATTTACGCATATTATAGCGGTAATTTAGAAAGAGTGGGCTATTTACCAGATGCCGTTTATGATAGTGGATATACTCAAGTTAGGAATATATTATATTTAGCTGGAGGGAAAAACAGCCAATTTAGTCAGGTTTCAACGTTACAAGAGGTGTTCTTTAATTTTCCTCCACTCTCCCCAAAGATAACCTCTTACGTTGCTGGTAACGAGAGCGTTAGTTTAAGTTGGACTCCGGTAAGTTTAGCTTCAGGATATGAGATAGTTTATTGGAATGATATGGGGTTTAATAACTCTATTAATGTTGGAAACGTTACAAGTTATACGATAAATGGTCTTCAAGACGGAATTCCTTATTATTTTGAGGTTATAGCGTATAATTCTATTGGTTATTCTTCTCCTTCTAACGTAATTGAGGTAATTCCAGCTTCCGTTCCTAATCCACCTATAATTACTTTGGTTAAGTACGGTAATGATAACGTAACTATTTATTGGTCTCCGCCCGAATTTACTGGAGGATATCCTATTTTAGGTTATTATATAATTGTAAAGGAGCAAGGAAATTTGATAAAATCGTTTCTTGTTAACTCAACTAACTTAACTATAACTAATCTAGCTCCAAATGTAACATATGATATACTATTATACGCTTTAAATAAGCTTGGTAACAGTTCACCTTATGTAATTACCGTAACTCCAATAACTAAGGCTAAAATAATCGCTTTTATAAGTAAACTGCAATATGGATTTTTAGTTAATTGGTCCACAGATTTTCCTGCAAATATTACGCTAGAACTTTATTCTCAGAATGGTAGTGTAATTTTGTTAATAAATAATGTTAAAGGTAATAGTTACTTGTTTAGAGTTCCGCAAGGCAATTATACGTTAATCATAGTTGCATCCAATTCTGCCGGTATATCAAAATATATTACTAACATAATATATTATTTGCCTCCCTCCTCTCCTCAAGTGTCTTTAGTAGGTTTAGGGAATAATTTGTATATAGAGTGGAATAAAGTTAATAGTGCATTAGTTTATTTAGTTTATTTGAATAATAGTATAGTTTATGAAGGTCCAAGTACTTCAGTTGTAACTAATATTTCTAATGGTACATATTTGATTAAGGTCATAGCTGTGAATCCTGCTGGGGCTTCTTCACCTGCTATAGCGTTACTTCATTACTCTGGTGATTATGTTACTATTGTTCATATGAATATAATTAATATTAGTACAGTGAAAATTGCTTCTGCTTCCTTTGGAAACGATAGTAGTCTAAGCTTAGAACAGAGTGTTACAATTATATTACTTACCATAATGATTCTATTAAGTATAGCTATAGTAACTAGAAGTAGAAATAGTGGCAATGAATGGTAA
- a CDS encoding serine/threonine protein kinase codes for MVEIRNFIYPYFSRDIEKELIEAGFKYAYSFGPKNLGKVNVIGKGKTGIVVLVDKDKVLKIRRVDSPKESLELEAKIQMKAGEEISPKVYSFGRNFILMEYINGRNLMKYEDKSVLIDLLYRAKMLEDKLIEHKELTRPWKNVLVTENRTYIIDYDSASIKEKPRNVSKLLSNYLNRPDLALKYVRGEISINEIIEELFY; via the coding sequence CTGGTTGAAATAAGAAATTTCATATATCCTTACTTCTCAAGAGACATTGAGAAGGAGCTAATAGAAGCAGGGTTCAAATACGCTTATTCTTTCGGCCCTAAAAATTTAGGTAAGGTAAATGTAATAGGGAAAGGAAAAACTGGAATAGTAGTCTTAGTCGACAAAGATAAAGTACTCAAGATAAGGAGAGTTGACTCCCCTAAGGAGAGTTTAGAACTAGAAGCCAAAATTCAGATGAAAGCTGGAGAAGAAATATCACCTAAAGTATATTCATTTGGGAGAAATTTCATATTAATGGAGTACATCAATGGGAGAAATCTAATGAAATATGAAGACAAATCAGTCTTAATAGATCTATTGTACAGAGCTAAGATGCTGGAAGATAAATTAATAGAACATAAGGAACTGACGAGACCATGGAAAAACGTGCTAGTTACTGAAAATAGGACATATATAATAGATTACGATTCAGCATCAATAAAAGAGAAACCTAGAAACGTATCAAAACTTCTTTCAAATTATTTAAATAGACCCGATTTAGCTTTAAAATACGTTAGAGGTGAAATTTCCATAAACGAGATCATAGAGGAGCTATTCTATTAA
- a CDS encoding ABC transporter permease: MLETFRKFDKLKAISVFSSILLVIPIFYLLFYGYGPFFVASSAFSSSLLSAIALTFFSSAVSIIIIVFLFTPLAYYLARHKNPIIETLVDVPASIPHPLVGIALVFIDSPTNPLGYFLYYHGITFYYSYLGLILALIIVSSPIYIRSMQNFFESLPRSYEIYAMSLGASELRVFFFVVLPQAVKGIVSAGLTSIARAISEFGSVVIIAPYVNGWIFNGDYVASVYIYNEFLTYFNASISAAASLLLFSIILIIAIRVISYYLR, translated from the coding sequence ATGCTGGAAACTTTTCGGAAATTTGATAAATTAAAGGCTATTTCAGTTTTTTCATCAATTCTATTGGTTATTCCGATTTTTTATCTTCTATTTTACGGTTACGGTCCCTTCTTCGTAGCATCCTCAGCATTTAGTAGTTCTTTACTTTCTGCGATAGCTTTAACTTTCTTTTCTTCAGCTGTTTCAATTATTATAATAGTCTTCCTCTTTACTCCACTTGCCTACTATTTAGCTAGACACAAGAATCCAATAATAGAGACATTAGTTGATGTTCCTGCTTCAATTCCTCATCCTCTCGTTGGAATAGCATTAGTATTTATTGATAGTCCTACGAATCCTTTAGGTTATTTTCTTTATTATCATGGAATAACATTTTACTATTCCTATTTAGGTTTGATCTTAGCTTTGATTATTGTATCTTCTCCTATATATATTAGGTCTATGCAAAATTTTTTCGAGTCTTTACCTAGATCTTACGAGATATATGCTATGAGCCTTGGAGCGTCTGAGTTAAGAGTTTTCTTTTTCGTGGTTTTACCTCAAGCAGTTAAAGGAATTGTGTCTGCAGGACTTACCTCAATAGCTAGGGCAATAAGTGAGTTTGGATCTGTGGTGATAATTGCCCCATATGTTAACGGTTGGATATTTAATGGTGATTACGTTGCCTCTGTTTATATTTACAATGAGTTCTTGACTTATTTTAATGCATCTATTAGTGCAGCTGCTTCTCTCCTACTTTTCTCCATTATATTAATTATTGCGATTAGAGTTATAAGTTACTATTTGCGTTAA